The DNA sequence TAAGGCCGACAAGCAAACGATTTTTGCCCGAGGCTTGCACGTCCCGACTGGGATCGAACTGGGAGACGGTGGCGCTTATGTCGCCCAGCAGCCCAACCTGGTGTTTATCAAAGATACCGACGGCGACGACATCGCCGACGATTACTCCTTCCGCCTCCACGGGTTCGACTCGGCCGACTCGCACCACTCGATCAGCGCCTTCACCTGGGGCCCCGACGGCGCGCTTTACTTCCAGGAAGGCACGTTCCACCACTCTCAGATCGAGACCCCCCACGGCCCGACCCGCGTCAAGAACGCCGGGGTGTTCCGCTACGAGCCGTTGACCGAGAAGCTGGACATCTTCGTCTCCTACCCGTTTGCCAACCCCTGGGGCCACTACTTCGACCGTTGGGGCCAGAACTTCGTGGCCGACGCCTCCGGTGGTGCGAATTACTACGGCACTGCCTTCTCCGGCGATGTCGATTACCCGCGCAAGCATCCGAGGCTCAACGAGTTCCTCGTCAAGCAATGGCGGCCGACCTCCGGTTGCGAACTGGTTTCCAGCCGCAACTTCCCGGATGAGATGCAGGGCAACTACCTGATCAACAACTGCATCGGCTTTCACGGCGTCCTCAACTACGCGATGCGCGAGGAAGACTCGGGCTTCGCGGCCGACCCGGCCGAGCCGCTCCTGCGGTCAAGCGACACCAACTTCCGCCCGGTCGATCTCGAATTTGGTCCCGATGGTGCCCTCTACCTCGTCGACTGGTTCAACCCGCTGATCGGCCACATGCAGCACTCGATTCGCGACCCGAACCGCGACGCCATTCACGGCCGGATCTGGCGGATCCATTACACCGGCAAGCCCCTGGTCGAACCGGCCAAGATCGCCGGTGAGCCGATCCCGGCCCTGCTCGACCTACTCAAGGAATACGAGGACCGTACCCGCTACCGAGCCCGGATCGAGCTGCGAACCCGAGACACCGACGAGGTCCTCTCCGCCCTCAAGGACTGGGTCGCCAACCTCGACCAGAACGATCCCGAGTACTGGCGTCACATGCTCGAAGCCCTCTGGGTCCACCAGCAGCACGACGTCGTCGATCAGGACTTCCTGCGAACCCTTCTGACTTGCCCCGAGCCAAAGACCCGCGCCGCCGCCACCCGAGTGCTCGGCTACTGGCGAGACCGGCTCGACGACCCGCTCGGCTTGCTTCAGCAGCAGGTCAACGACGATCACCCCCGCGTCCGGCTCGAAGCCGTCCGCGCCCTGAGCTTCTTCAAGGGTGAAGACGCTCTCCTCGCTCAGGAAATCGCCCTCGAATCGCTCCTTCATCCCCAGGATTACTACCTGGAATACACCCTGAATGAGACGAATGCGACGCTGAGCGAGCGCATCCTGAAGCTCACTTCCGAGGAATGATCCTGACTGGATTCTGAGGGGTGGGTCCTTGCCTGCTTCCTCATAAGAGCCGTCTGCCTGCTTCCTCATAGAGCCGTCCCTGAGACGCTCCCCTCCCAACCCTCTCCCCCGTTCGCGGGGGAGAAGGTGGCCGGAGGCCGGGTGAGGGGGCTCCGGCCGGCTCGCAAGCTGCACCGTCCTCACGCTGGTCCCCTCACCACAATCCTTTCCCCCGCAATCGGAGGCGAGGGTGACGGACCCAACGTCTCGCGACAATCACCGACTCGACTTTCTCCTGCTGCAGTGATCCAACCCCGCCCCTTTCCCCCTCCTGAACCGCCCTCGAAGCCCGACCGAGGTTTCCCGATGATGCCGACCCTTTCGTCGCTCCCAAGAAGATCAACCTGCCTTCGTCTCTCGATGCTTGTCGTCCCGATGCTTCTGGCCGGTCTCCCTGTCGCCGTCCGTGCTCAGGAACAGGAAAGTGCGATGGTCCGGATGCTCCGGAGCGGACGGGTCCCTGATGATCGTCAGGGGACGCTCATCACCCTGATTGGCCGTCAGGGGTCTCCCACCGACCTCGGCTTCCTGCTCGAACTGGCCACCGATCCGGACCTTGCGTCCGACGCCAACCGTCGTCTCGCCATCGAGGCCCTGACCCAGGCCGCCCGCAACCGAAGCGTTTTCCCTGAGGGGGATCGAACCCGGATTGCCGCCCTCATCCAGGGGGACGCCGCCCTGGACGATGACGAGGCCCGCCTCTCGGCCATCCAGCTCGCTGGTGCCTGGAAGGTCGAGGAGGCCAGTGAAACCCTCGCCGTCATCGCCGCCAACTCCGACGACCCCCGAGCTTTGCGTGAGGCGTCGCTGATCGCCCTTGCCGAGATCGGTGGCCCCGCCAGCTGCAAGGCGATCGAATCGCTCGCCAGTCCCGAACAGCCGCTCTCTGTCCGGGTTCCGGCAATCGCCGCTCTGGTCAGCCTCGATGTCGATGCCGCCGCCGGTCGGGCCGTAGCCGCGCTAGCCGAGGGAATCGGCGATCTCGACGACGTTGCTCCCCTAATGAGCGCCTTCCTTGACCGCCAGGTCGGTCCCGAACGACTCGCAGCCGAGATCCGTACGCAAAGGCTCGCCGCCGATCCGGCCAAAGTGGCCCTCCGCTATCTCTACTCGGTGGGTCGGACGGACGCCCCGCTCGTCTCGGCCCTCAGCGATGCCGCCGGCATCAACGCCGATCCTGAGCCCCTGTCGGACGCCGAAATGCAAGCAATGATCGCCGACGTCCGAACCCACGGCGACCCCGAGCGCGGCGAGCGCATCTTCCGTCGCGAGGACGTCAACTGCACCAAGTGCCACGCCATCAGCGGAGCCGGCGGCAACGTCGGTCCCGACCTCAGTGCGATCGGCGCGAGTTCACCTCCCGATTACTTGATTCGGTCGATCATCTATCCCGAAGAAGCGGTCAAGGAGGAGTACGGGGTTAAGACCGTCCTGACGATCGACGGTCAAATCTTCCAGGGGGTGATCAAGGAGTCGAGCGCCGAACGTCTCGTCCTCCGAGAGGCGACGGGAGTGGACCGCGTCATCCCCGTGGATGACATCGAGGACGAGAAAGCCGGCGGCTCGATCATGCCCGCCGGCCTGGTCAACTTCCTCACCCGAGACGAATTCGTCGATCTCGTCGCCTTCCTCGATCAGCTTGGCAAGCCCGGTCCGTATGCCATCCGAGCCACCCCTTCGATCCAGCGGTGGGGTGTCCTCCCCTGGCCCGACTCCGGCTCCGAGCTCGATCCCGACACCGCCGCCTCGGCCAATGTGGCCGAACTTCCGCCCTCGGTTGCTCAGGTTGATCCCGCCGACTGGCGACCCGCCTACGGAATGACCGGGGGCACCTTGCCGCTTGATGAAGTGACCCGAATGGTCGATGCCCCCGTGCTTGCCCTGCGAGGCGAGGTCGATGTGACCCGGTCGGGGTCCATCACCTTCTCGATCGACTCAGCCGAGGGGCTTTCCCTCTGGCTCGACGGTCAGCCGATTGACGCCGCGGACACTGTCTCAGCCGATCTCGACCCCGGTCGACACGCCCTTGTCATCCGGGTGAACACCGAGGAACGTGCCGCGGACGGAATCAAGGTTGAGCTGGCTCGTTCCGCAGACTCGCGCGCCGATTTCACCGTCGTGGGCGGACCCTGAGCAACATCGGTAGACCCCACCAGGAGGGTGTCTCCTACGATCGGACAGGCGGAACGCGATCCGCTCAGGTCCGTTGTTGACCTGTCGTGCGCCTGGAGAGTTCCGCTTGCCCGATGCTCCGACTCCGCTACAATCCGGGCCGGATACGGAACGGAACACACTCGACCCGCGAACTCACGGAGGATTCGCCGTTGAGCGGGCGCAAACGTCGAGTCGTGGCGATTCTCGTGGCCGCCATCCTCTGCGCGCTGGCCATTGATCATCGTCACGAACTGTTCGAGAAGCGAGTGAGGGTGATCGCCCCCGGCCAACTGGTCCGGGGAGCCTGGCAGCGACCCTGGCCGTTGCGGCGGTTGATCGATCGCGAACGGGTGCGCACCATTGTCACCCTCACGGCCATCAACACGCACGACCCGAAGTACGTCATGCAACGCAAGGTCGTCGATCAGTCGGGCGTCGACTGGATCATTGTTCCCATGCGAGGCTCGACCGCCACGATTGATCAGCTTGCCGAAACTGCCGATCTGTTGGCCGATCCCGCTCGCCAGCCGGTCTTCTTCCACTGCGTTGCCGGTCATCATCGGACGAATCTTGCCCTGGCGGCTTACCGAATCCGACACGACGGCTGGTCGGCCGAGCAGGCATGGTCTGAACTCTTGCAGTTTCCCTGGACGAGAGCCGAGGCCGACGCCGACGACCTCCGCCTGATCGAAGCCTTTGCCGCGGTCCACCGCGGCCGAGGCAAGGAGTTGCAGCATGCCCCGGAAGCGGATCTTGCGGACGATCTCCCGAAGCCTGGCGGTTCTGGTATCGTTGCTCGTGATCCTCATCGCCTGGCGATGGACGACGGGCAACGTCGGCACCGTTGAACCCGGCTCAATCTACCGGTCAGCCCAGCTCGACGCCGACTCTCTCTCTCGGCTCATCCGATCGAAAGGGATTCGGACGGTGCTCAACCTCCGCGGGCCCAATCCCGCCTCCTCCTGGTATCCTCCCGAGCGCGAGGCGACCATAAAGGCCGGTGCCACGTTGATCGACGTGCCCATGTCGTCCGACTACTGGCTGACTCCGGAGCAGGCCAACGAGCTGATCTCACTGTTCGACTCGGCCGAACGTCCCCTCCTGGTCCATTGCCAGTTCGGGTCCGAGCGGACCGGCCTTGTCTCCTCGATCGCCACCTTACTCCGACCCGGCAGTACTCTGTCCGAGGCGAGGAAACAGTTCTCCCTCTACTATCTCTTCCTGCCCCTGGAGGATGGCGTGGTGATGCAGGGGCATCTTCGGCAATATGAGCAATGGCTCGAAGCCGAAGGCCGATCGCATAATTCCGAAACCTTCCGCAAATGGTTCGCCCGTTCGTATCAGCCCGGCACGCCGAACCGGTCACTCTGGCCCTACAACCCCTATCCGCTCCGCGTCGTCACCCGGCCTGAGGACGCGGCAGCCCGTTACTGACGCGAAAGCCCTCGGAGCCCCAGACGATGCCGGAGAGTCATGAGATCGAAATCCGGGTTCGCTATGCCGAAACCGATCGGATGGGCCTGCTGCATCACGCTAACTATCTTGTCTACTTCGAAATGGGCCGAACCGAATTGCTCCGCAGCCGAGGCGTGTCATATCGCGACGTGGAAGACTCGGGCTTCTTGCTCGTCCTCGTCGATCTCGGCTGCAAGTACAAACGGCCGGCCCGCTACGACGATCTCCTGATCCTACGCACCTCTGTCGAGCGGGTGACGCACGTCAAGATTATTCACCGATACGAGTTACGGCGAGACAGCGAACTCCTGGCCGAGGGGCATTCCACCCTCGCCTGCATCGATCGGTCCGGACGTCCGCAGCCCTTGCCCGCCTTGCTTCGGGGGGGAGAACAGGGCGATCCCTACTGATCGCCCCACCTGTGCCTCAAGGGATCAGGCCCCCTCAACCTCCTCGCCGAAGAACGTTTCAGCCTCCTTGACCACCGAGGCATAAATCGCCTCAGCCTGGGCTTGATCAAGCCCGACCAGAACCCGGGCCAGGTCAAGCTTGCGCCGTTCTCGCTCGGAGAAGACCCGATCGGCCACCGCCCGACGTACGAGCAACGTGAACTCTTCGAGCATCAAGTGCCGCATCCAGGACTCTTCAAAGCCCTTGGCACGCCCCTCCCGAACAAGCTGTTCCCAGCGAGGCTCGGAATCGGGCAGTTCATCCAGAATGTGTTTGAGTTTCCGGAGCCACTGGGTCCGGTCGTAGTCCAGAGGCGCCCCTTCCGGAGTCAATCGAGTCGGCTGGTCGGTCGCCATCTCGTCCTCAGCCAGTCCCCACGCTTCGAGCAATTTCGCCCGAGAGCGATCATCGAGGGCTGAGGCCCGGTCTCGGGCACCGTGAAGAAGGTCGAAAAAACCCATTGATCCTGCCCCCCAGAACCGGTCAGGTCGCTCATTTGTGCGGGGTCCCGACCTTGAAATCATAACCGATCATCCAGAACGCAATGTCCGGCAATCAACGCCCTGGTCAAGATGGAATCCTTCAACGGTTGGCCGGGCCGGGCCGCAACCACATGATGGCATTGTGTTTGCACCATTAGTGCGGACAGCGGCGTGTCCATGCACCCGCCGCATCGCGAAGTTCCCGTGCCGGGGACCGTTTTCTGTCCGTGATCCAGTGAGCGATTCGCACCCCTGTTCCCGAGAATTCTCGGGAAAACGCGTTGAATAAGCGTTCAACATCACCGATAATGCCATGCACGAGAATCTCTGACCATCCCTCCCCCATTCTGCTTTTCGAAGATCATTCCTCCCTGCCGGTTTGTCACTCCCCAAAGGTTCCGAGGTCAGCCAGTCTCATGATTTATCGGCATCGACCGCAATTCCTCGTCACTGCCTCACTGTTCGCGCTGCTGGCCGCTCTCCCCTCGGTTCAAGCCGACGACAACCTGGCTGCCGCGGCTGATGCCTACAAGGATCGCATCGTTCCCCTGCTGAAGACCTACTGCTATTCCTGCCATAGCAACGACAAGCAAGAAGCGGGCCTGAACCTCGAAGCCTATCCCGACGTGGACTCGATCGTAAAAGATCGCGCCCAATGGGAAACGATTCAGTATTTCATCGAAGATGGCGACATGCCTCCGGTCGATGTCGAGCCCAGGCCCCTCGAAGAAGAGGCTCGCGAACTGACCGAGTGGATCGAGGCCACGCTTTCCCAGATCGACTGCAATCTCGTCGAGCCCGGCAGCGTCACCCTCCGTCGCCTCAACCGCGCCGAATATAACTTCACGATCCAGGACTTGCTGGGCCTTGAGTTTCAACCCGCCGATGACTTCCCGGCCGACGACGTCGGCTACGGCTTCGACAACATCGGCGATGTTCTGACCCTCGACCCCTTGCTTCTGGAAAAATACCTGACCGCTGCGGAGGAGATCAGCCGCCGAGCCATCGATGTCTCCGGCCCCGGACCCGGCAAGACGATTCAGTATTACAATCGACTCCTCCGCGAGAAGGGGGGCGAATCCCTCGGTGACGATCAAATACTCACCTCCAATGGTGAGCTTACGATCGAACACGACTTTCCGAGCGACGGTCGTTACATTCTGAAAGTTCGCGCCTATGGTCATCAGGCAGGACCCGAGCCTGTAAAAATGGCCATCCGACTTGATGGTGAGACCGTCACAGAGTTCGACGTCGAGGCGAAGGAGAAACACAAGACATACGAGGTTCCCATCACCGTTCAGGCCGGGACCAAACGCTTCGCCGTCGCCTTTCTCAACGATTATTACAAGCCCGACGCGGACGATCCCAACGAACGTGGCGATCGGAACTTGATCATCAATCGCCTCGAAGTCCAGGGCCCCACCGACCCGGTCGCTTCCAAAGACCTGGCCACGCTCAAGGACGATGCCGGCGGCAAGGATTATGGCGGCATCGGCCGCATTCTGGCCACCCATGGCGAAGTCGCCTTCGACCACTCGTTCAAACGCGACGGAGAATACCGCATCCGGGTCCGCGCCTTCGGCCATCAGGCCGGCCCCGATCCAGCCCGCATGGGCATCAAGATCGACGGCGAAACCATCGATGTCGTCGACGTCATCGCAACCGAAGACGAACCTGACACCTACGAGGCCCGCGTCCTCATCTCCAGCGGAACTCGATCGGTCGCCCTGGCGTTCCTCAATGACTACTACAACACCGACCACGCAGACGAAAGCCTCCGAGGCGACCGAAACCTGGTCGTCGATCGCGTTCAGATCGTCGGGCCAGTCGAGTCCTACTACGCCGCGTTGCCGGAGTCGCACCGCCGAATCATTGCGGAACCGGCCCTGAGCGGCTCATATGAGCAGGTTGCCCGCAAGAGCATTCGCCGCTTCACCAATCGCGCCTTTCGTCGACCAGCCTCGGAGCACGAAGTCGAGCGTCTGATGGATCTCTTCCGTCTCGTTCGTCGCGATGGCGGATCGTTTGAGGAAGCCATGCAACTGGCCGTCCAGGCCGTACTCGTCTCCCCGCACTTCCTCTTTCGGGTCGAGTACGGATCGGCTCCCGACCCCGACGCTCCCGAAGGCGTCCGTCCCCTGAGCGACTGGGAGCTGGCCTCCCGGCTCTCCTACTTCCTCTGGTCGAGCATGCCCGACGAAGCCCTCTTTCGGGCCGCTTACGAGGGCAAGCTCCGCGATCCGAGCGAGCTGGAACGCCAGACCCTCCGCATGCTCGACGACCCGAAAGCCTCCCGCTTCATCCAGCGGTTCGCCGGCCAGTGGCTCCAGATTCAGAACCTCGCGACGGTCAATCCCGACCCGGCCCGCTTCCCTGACTTTGACGACCCACTCCGCGAGGCCATGCGGCGCGAAACCGAACTGTTCTTTGAGGCTGTCGTCCGCGAAGACCGCAGCATTCTCGACCTCCTCGATGCGAACGAGACTTTCCTGAACGAGCGCCTCGCCCGGCACTATGGCATCCCCGAAGTAACCGGCGACGAGTTCCGTCGCGTATCCTTGCCCGCTGATTCACCCCGAGGCGGCATCCTGACCCACGCGAGCATCCTCACGATTACCTCGAACCCGACTCGGACCTCTCCCGTCAAGCGCGGCAAGTATATCCTCGATCAGATCCTCGGGACGCCTCCTCCTCCCCCTCCTCCCGACGTCCCCGAGCTGGAAGAAGGCCCCGAGCTGACCGGAACGCTCCGCGAACGGATGCAGCAGCACAGCGAAAACCCGTCGTGTGCCTCGTGCCACAAACGCATGGACCCGCTCGGGTTCGGCTTCGAAAACTTCGACGCCATTGGCCGCTGGCGTGATCAGGACGGCGGGGCCACCATCGACGCCTCGGGCACCTTGCCCGGAGGCGATTCCTTCGAGGGTCCGGCCGACCTGAAGGCCCTACTCACGTCCCGGAGCGACGAGTTCGCCCGAACCCTGACCGAAAATCTCATGACTTACGCACTCGGGCGCGGGCTCGAGTACTTCGATCGATGCGCCGTTGACCGCATCCTGGCCGACCTGGACCGGCACGACTTCCGGTTTGGTCGCCTGGTCGTGGACATCGTCACGAGCGACGCCTTCCGCATGCGGAAGACCGAAGGAGGCGAATAAGTACCATGTTTTCCCTCGCTCGACGGACCGCCCTGAAGGGCCTCGGAACCGCGATGGCCTTGCCCTGGCTTGAAGCGATGGCCCCGGCCGCCGGTCTCGCCCCCCGTCCCGGAGGCAAGGTTGCCCCGACCCGCATGGCGTTCCTTTACGTCCCCAACGGCGCTCACATGCAAGAGTGGACCCCCGAGCAGCTTGGGACCGACTTCACCTTGCCTCGCATCCTCGAACCCTTGAATCCTTACAAGCAGGATTTGCTCGTTGTGAGCGGATTGGCCCAGGACATGGCCCGCGCCCACGGCAACGGTGGCGGCGACCACGCCCGCTCGATGGCCTGCTTCTTGACCGGCGTCCACCCAGTCAAGACCAACGGCGCCGACATCCGCGCCGGCGTCTCGGTCGATCAGGTGGCTGCCGCGGCGATGGGCTACCACACCCGCTTGCCGTCCCTCGAACTGGGCATCGACCCCAGCGCCCAGTCCGGCAACTGCGATTCCGGCTACAGTTGTGCCTATTCGTCGAACATCTCCTGGCGGACCCCCACCCAGCCGGTTCCGAAGGAGATCAATCCCCGCCTGGTCTTCGAGCGACTCTTCGGCAACGACGACGCCGAACAGCTCAGCGAGCGTCGTCGCCGCTACAACAAGAGCGTCCTCGACCTCGTGGCTGACGATGCGAAGCAGCTCCACAACCGGCTCGGCGTCAACGACCGTCGCAAGGTGGACGAGTACCTCGGCTCCGTCCGGGAAATCGAGCGTCGCCTCGTCGCCGCCGAACAAAAGCGGATCGAGGAGGTCGAGCGTCCCGACGACATCGTCAAGCCCGAAGGCGTGCCGAAGGACAACCAGGACCACATTCGATTGATCCTCGATATGCTCGTCCTCGCCTTCCAGACCGACTCGACCCGGATCGCCACGATGGTCTTCGCCAACGAGGGCAGCAACAAGTCGTACAACTGGATCAACGTTCCCGACGGGCACCACTACCTCTCGCACCACCAGGGGGACGCGGAGAAGCAGGACAAGATTGCCCGGATCAACCTCTTCCACGTCGAGCAGCTTGCCTACTTCCTCGGCCGGCTCAAGGCGATTCCGGAAGGGGATGGCACCTTGCTCGATCACTCGATGATCCTTTACGGTTCCGGCATTGGCGACGGTAACCGCCACAACCACAACGAACTCCCCCTCGTCCTCGCCGGGGGCGGCTGCGGCACGATCACCACCGGCCGTCACATCCGCTACGACGAAAATACCCCGCTCAACAACCTCTATCTCTCGATGCTCGACCGCATGGACACTCCTATCGACGAGCTGGGCGACAGTACCGGGCGGCTCGATCAGCTCGACGGCTGACCCTCAGTTCCCTCTTCGAACCCGGCAAACGCAAACAGCCGACCCCGGATTCAACTCCGAGGCCGGCTGTTCTTGGTTTCGCATGCGAGATCAGCACGGAGCCGATGAACAGGCCCGACTGACTTGGCCCGCTCAGGTGTTCGGCTTTTTCTGAGCCGCGGCCAGCGGGCGAAGGACTGCGAGCATTGTGTTCAGATGGGCCAACCTCGGGCCGAAGCGATCGACGAAATCGGAAAGGGCAAAGTCGCCATCCACCAGATTGTCGTGATATTCCGCGACGTAGTCGGTCAGATCGCGGATCAACGTCGAGTGAACCTGTTCGAGCTTCCCGAGCGATTCCTTGCAGGTGTCAAGCACGTCACCGTGGCTTGTTTGCCATCGTTCCAGGTCAGCCATCTGGCGAGCACGCTGTTCCCGGGCAACCTGGGTCGTTTCTCGGATCATCTCAAGCTGTTGACGCTGGTTTTCGAGCATCTGGCGCTGAAGCTCGATGGTCTGCGATTGCAGATTGACCATCAAATTCAGCAACGCCACCGGATCGTTACTAGCCGGAAGGCCAGGCGCCTGGCCGGTCGGGGTGATATCCATCCGATACGTCCACGGTGGCGAATTCTGGTTATTGCTCGAAGACACCCCAACCTCCTCAATCGGCGTTTGGATCGCGATCGATTTCGTCCACGGGATGATCAGTCATCGGCGTTCCGGCCGTCGGTCGTTCATCCGGAGTCGTTCCTCCGAGAAGTATACGAGCGAGGGCCAACTCGGGACAGGTCAACCCTTGGAATCAACACCAGGGTCACGACCGGCCCAAAGTTCGTATCCCACCGCGATGATCAACCAAGGGCCCCGAGTGCTTCGAACGAATCCGCCAGGGCATCGACGATATCCCCGGCGATCAGGCCGACCTCACCACTATGCGATCGTGCGATATCGCCGGCCAGTCCGTGAGCATGAACGCCAAGCACAGCGGCATCGAAGGGCGCGAGCCCTTGGCCGATCAAGGCGGCGATCACGCCAGTCAAAACGTCCCCCGAGCCTCCGGTCGCCATTCCGGGATTTCCAGTCTGATTGACAAACACGCGTCGGCCGTCAGTCACGATCGTCCCGTGACCTTTCAAGACCACCACCAGATGCTTAACCCCCGCGGCGAAGGCCACGGCCTTCCCCTCACGGTCGGCCTGGACCTCGGCCACGGTCGAGCCGATCATCCGGGCAAACTCTCCAGGATGGGGCGTCACGACGATCGGTCGAGCCACGGACCGGAGTAGTTCCGGCGTCTCCACCAGAGCGTTCAGTGCGTCGGCATCGATGACTGCGGGAGTCTGTCCTTCCTCGGCAATCCATCGGACCATCGCGTCCAGCCCTCGCGATCGTCCCAAGCCGGGACCGATCGCCAGCACGTCGGCCGGGTCGATCAGGCGCCCGAGTGTGGGAGCGGCGGCAGGGAAATCGATCAAGCCCTCGCTGTCCTGTGGCAGCGGATAGGTCATGTAGCTTGGCTCAAACGTGGCAACAACGGGCTGCACTTCCGCAGGCGAGGCCACCCGGACCAGCCCCGCTCCCGATCGCAGAGCCGCGGCCCCCACCAATCCGGCCGCTCCCGCCATCCCTCGCCCGCCCGCAACCACCAGCACATGACCGAATTGCCCCTTGTGGGCGTCGCTCGATCGCTTGGGAAGGCTCGGGACGGCGGTGATTCGTTCCACGTCAACGCTCATGCGCGAGCTCTCCGATCCTCGTTCGGCAATTCCGCGGCCGATCCTTCATCCTTCGGGCTGATCCCTTCGTTCGGCGATCGCCCGAGGCGGGCTAGGGCCGCGCGCCGGGCGATCAGGGCGGCCACGTGACCGCCGTTGAAACCGGCGTCGATGTTCACCGTCACCACGTTGGAAGAGCAACTATTGAGCATCCCCAGCAACGACGCCAGGCCACCAAAGTGGGCCCCATAGCCGACGCTCGTCGGAACCCCGATGATCGGACAGTCCGTCAAACCTCCCAGGACACTCGGCAAGGCCGCTTCCATGCCGGCGACGGCAACCAGTACATCGGCCCCTTGCAACTCGTCGAGCCGGCCGAGCAGCCGGTGGATCCCCGCCACACCAACATCCGAAATCAAGGCGACATCGCAGTTCCAGGCTTCCGCCGTCACCTTCGCTTCCTCAGCGACGGGCAAGTCGCTCGTCCCCCCGGTCACAATTCGGACAACGCCCAGCCGTTCCGGCTCAGAACCGTTCTGGCGGACCCGGAAGGTGCGACCGATGGCGTTGTGTTCCCCCTCGGGGAAGGCCTGCTTCAGGTGCTCCGCGGCGTCCGGAGCAACCCTCGTGACCAGGCAACCTTCTCCCTGTCGGATCATGACCCGGAGAATCCCCTCAATATGCTCGGCCGTCTTGTTCTGGCCGAAGACCACCTCCGGAAATCCGCATCTGAGGCGGCGATGGTGGTCAATCGTGGCGTATTCACCCACTTTTTCGAACGGCGAAGGCCACCGAATCTTGCGCTCGGCCTCTTCGGGAGAGACGGTCCCCGATCGGACCGCGTCGAGCAGGTTTTTCAGGTCGTGCGCGTCCATCACTCTCGTCGCCTTTGGCCCGTGACGGTCCAACGGCCCGGGGCTGCAAGGAGCCGGGGTGCCGGGACCGCTCGTGTCTTCGGTTCCGTTGTATCCGGACGGTCGGTCTGCTGGCAACCAACCGTCGACCGGAGGGGGGTGGCCGCGCCGGCGGCTGTCCGGACATGATAAGATACACAATCACGAACAAGGTTCGACGATCTTTCCCGTCTCAATCACAATCATCGTTTGCTGACATCGTTCGCCCATCCGTCGTTCCGGCCCGAACGGAGGCACCGGATGACCCCGGAGCACCGCGAAGACGCCCAGCGCGTCGATTCCCTCCCCTCGTCCCCGGCAACCGCCCCGATCGTTTCCACCGATTCCGGAAACGCGTCGTCCCCGGCTCGTTCCGGAAACACCACGGTCACGACATCGCGCGCAACGCGATTACGGCGATCGATCACCCCCCTCGTGCGATTGAAGGGGCGTCGGACCATTCTCGACACTCCCGAGGAAGAGGCCGAACGCAAGCCGTTACTTGAAACCTTGCTGGTCGGCTGGACCGGATCAGTGATTGTCCATGCGGCTCTGGTCGCCTTGCTCCTCTT is a window from the Tautonia rosea genome containing:
- a CDS encoding DUF1592 domain-containing protein, translating into MIYRHRPQFLVTASLFALLAALPSVQADDNLAAAADAYKDRIVPLLKTYCYSCHSNDKQEAGLNLEAYPDVDSIVKDRAQWETIQYFIEDGDMPPVDVEPRPLEEEARELTEWIEATLSQIDCNLVEPGSVTLRRLNRAEYNFTIQDLLGLEFQPADDFPADDVGYGFDNIGDVLTLDPLLLEKYLTAAEEISRRAIDVSGPGPGKTIQYYNRLLREKGGESLGDDQILTSNGELTIEHDFPSDGRYILKVRAYGHQAGPEPVKMAIRLDGETVTEFDVEAKEKHKTYEVPITVQAGTKRFAVAFLNDYYKPDADDPNERGDRNLIINRLEVQGPTDPVASKDLATLKDDAGGKDYGGIGRILATHGEVAFDHSFKRDGEYRIRVRAFGHQAGPDPARMGIKIDGETIDVVDVIATEDEPDTYEARVLISSGTRSVALAFLNDYYNTDHADESLRGDRNLVVDRVQIVGPVESYYAALPESHRRIIAEPALSGSYEQVARKSIRRFTNRAFRRPASEHEVERLMDLFRLVRRDGGSFEEAMQLAVQAVLVSPHFLFRVEYGSAPDPDAPEGVRPLSDWELASRLSYFLWSSMPDEALFRAAYEGKLRDPSELERQTLRMLDDPKASRFIQRFAGQWLQIQNLATVNPDPARFPDFDDPLREAMRRETELFFEAVVREDRSILDLLDANETFLNERLARHYGIPEVTGDEFRRVSLPADSPRGGILTHASILTITSNPTRTSPVKRGKYILDQILGTPPPPPPPDVPELEEGPELTGTLRERMQQHSENPSCASCHKRMDPLGFGFENFDAIGRWRDQDGGATIDASGTLPGGDSFEGPADLKALLTSRSDEFARTLTENLMTYALGRGLEYFDRCAVDRILADLDRHDFRFGRLVVDIVTSDAFRMRKTEGGE
- a CDS encoding DUF1552 domain-containing protein, producing the protein MFSLARRTALKGLGTAMALPWLEAMAPAAGLAPRPGGKVAPTRMAFLYVPNGAHMQEWTPEQLGTDFTLPRILEPLNPYKQDLLVVSGLAQDMARAHGNGGGDHARSMACFLTGVHPVKTNGADIRAGVSVDQVAAAAMGYHTRLPSLELGIDPSAQSGNCDSGYSCAYSSNISWRTPTQPVPKEINPRLVFERLFGNDDAEQLSERRRRYNKSVLDLVADDAKQLHNRLGVNDRRKVDEYLGSVREIERRLVAAEQKRIEEVERPDDIVKPEGVPKDNQDHIRLILDMLVLAFQTDSTRIATMVFANEGSNKSYNWINVPDGHHYLSHHQGDAEKQDKIARINLFHVEQLAYFLGRLKAIPEGDGTLLDHSMILYGSGIGDGNRHNHNELPLVLAGGGCGTITTGRHIRYDENTPLNNLYLSMLDRMDTPIDELGDSTGRLDQLDG
- a CDS encoding NAD(P)H-hydrate dehydratase encodes the protein MSVDVERITAVPSLPKRSSDAHKGQFGHVLVVAGGRGMAGAAGLVGAAALRSGAGLVRVASPAEVQPVVATFEPSYMTYPLPQDSEGLIDFPAAAPTLGRLIDPADVLAIGPGLGRSRGLDAMVRWIAEEGQTPAVIDADALNALVETPELLRSVARPIVVTPHPGEFARMIGSTVAEVQADREGKAVAFAAGVKHLVVVLKGHGTIVTDGRRVFVNQTGNPGMATGGSGDVLTGVIAALIGQGLAPFDAAVLGVHAHGLAGDIARSHSGEVGLIAGDIVDALADSFEALGALG
- the larB gene encoding nickel pincer cofactor biosynthesis protein LarB, with protein sequence MDAHDLKNLLDAVRSGTVSPEEAERKIRWPSPFEKVGEYATIDHHRRLRCGFPEVVFGQNKTAEHIEGILRVMIRQGEGCLVTRVAPDAAEHLKQAFPEGEHNAIGRTFRVRQNGSEPERLGVVRIVTGGTSDLPVAEEAKVTAEAWNCDVALISDVGVAGIHRLLGRLDELQGADVLVAVAGMEAALPSVLGGLTDCPIIGVPTSVGYGAHFGGLASLLGMLNSCSSNVVTVNIDAGFNGGHVAALIARRAALARLGRSPNEGISPKDEGSAAELPNEDRRARA